A portion of the Streptomyces sp. NBC_00376 genome contains these proteins:
- a CDS encoding APC family permease, with the protein MRKSIGVVDGMVLAASSTAATSSIGIGLGLMATIVGLHLPAIMLLAFLPVLGIAGGYGRLNRVEPNAGSSYQWVGRIFSPWLGFLTGWVNVVGTIVFMAYTTTITGSAIIQLLGQATLHSIGGLTLDPNSTFQSTLLGMAVLVAAALVAVRGLDLAARLQKYLLIFEYGVLLAFCGYGLFAGDQPFSLQWFNPFDIPSAAALAQGMVLAVFCYWGFESVFSVGEEVGDPRDASRGGFIALTVMLLLFLLAGTAFQRVLPLDELADNGAQGLAYFGTKLAEQPLAALPLIALTFSAVASLQASVIPTARGLYAMGRDGVLGPVWTRLHPKHKTPAAGTLLITAIALALATLALVIPTVNDLIFASVNAIGIVVALYYALTAAAAAVRFRHLLRTSPLEALRAVVGPVLGALALLATGGYLAWTFYRSTDHFEVSADNGWFALLVPVLMIGSGLLAAAWARWRRRSPYFVAARVPSVTDEAGAAV; encoded by the coding sequence ATGCGCAAGTCCATAGGCGTCGTCGACGGCATGGTCCTCGCCGCGTCGAGCACTGCGGCCACCAGCAGTATCGGCATCGGGCTCGGACTGATGGCGACCATCGTCGGCCTGCACCTGCCGGCGATCATGCTGCTGGCCTTCCTGCCCGTGCTCGGCATAGCCGGCGGATACGGCCGGCTCAACCGCGTCGAACCGAACGCGGGCAGCAGTTACCAGTGGGTCGGCCGCATCTTCAGTCCCTGGCTGGGCTTCCTGACCGGCTGGGTCAACGTCGTGGGCACCATCGTGTTCATGGCCTACACCACCACGATCACGGGCTCGGCGATCATCCAGCTGCTGGGCCAGGCCACTCTCCACAGCATCGGGGGCCTGACCCTCGATCCGAACTCCACCTTCCAGTCCACCCTGCTCGGCATGGCCGTCCTGGTCGCTGCCGCGCTGGTCGCGGTGCGCGGGCTCGACCTCGCGGCGCGTCTGCAGAAGTACCTGCTGATCTTCGAGTACGGCGTGCTGCTCGCGTTCTGCGGCTACGGCCTGTTCGCCGGTGACCAGCCCTTCTCGCTCCAGTGGTTCAACCCGTTCGACATCCCCTCGGCCGCCGCCCTCGCCCAGGGCATGGTGCTCGCGGTCTTCTGCTACTGGGGCTTCGAATCGGTCTTCAGCGTCGGCGAAGAGGTCGGCGACCCGCGGGACGCCTCCCGCGGCGGGTTCATCGCGCTCACCGTCATGCTGCTCCTCTTCCTGCTCGCCGGCACCGCCTTCCAGCGGGTCCTGCCGCTGGACGAACTGGCCGACAACGGCGCGCAGGGACTCGCCTACTTCGGCACCAAGCTCGCCGAGCAGCCACTGGCCGCCCTGCCGCTCATCGCCCTCACGTTCTCCGCGGTGGCATCGCTCCAGGCATCCGTCATCCCCACCGCCCGCGGGCTGTACGCGATGGGCCGCGACGGCGTTCTCGGCCCCGTCTGGACGCGGCTGCACCCCAAGCACAAAACCCCCGCCGCCGGCACCCTGCTGATCACCGCGATCGCCCTGGCCCTCGCCACGCTGGCCCTGGTCATCCCCACCGTCAACGATCTGATCTTCGCCTCCGTCAACGCGATCGGCATCGTCGTCGCCCTCTACTACGCCCTCACCGCCGCGGCCGCCGCGGTGCGCTTCCGCCACCTGCTGCGCACCTCACCGCTGGAGGCCCTGCGCGCCGTGGTCGGTCCGGTGCTGGGCGCGCTCGCGCTGCTCGCCACCGGCGGCTACCTCGCCTGGACCTTCTACCGCTCCACCGATCACTTCGAGGTTTCCGCCGACAACGGATGGTTCGCGCTGCTCGTCCCGGTCCTGATGATCGGCTCCGGACTGCTGGCCGCCGCGTGGGCCCGCTGGCGCCGTCGGTCGCCCTACTTCGTCGCCGCCCGCGTCCCCTCCGTCACCGACGAGGCCGGTGCCGCAGTGTGA
- a CDS encoding TetR/AcrR family transcriptional regulator encodes MNERVVPESQRRRRRPTKQGTVLSEQVIVETALRLVGQHGADALTVRRLGAALGADPSALYRYFHNTDDLLLAVADELIGRAHRGWRPTGAWRSDLCELGLRVHASYQAHPQAALLAAHRTTGRNNEMRAVEAILGILRSAGFPDSEVVRIYHAFVDQALAFAALDAAALALPAAAQAADLQVWQHRYGRLDADAYPHIAATVRLLADDMVLSGYPFALELLLDAAEARLPGAAAAGD; translated from the coding sequence ATGAATGAGCGTGTGGTTCCGGAGTCGCAGCGGCGGCGCAGAAGGCCGACGAAACAGGGCACGGTGCTGTCCGAACAGGTCATCGTGGAGACGGCTCTGAGGCTGGTGGGCCAGCATGGTGCGGATGCCCTGACGGTCCGGCGGCTGGGCGCCGCGCTGGGCGCCGACCCCAGTGCGCTCTACCGGTACTTCCACAACACCGACGATCTGCTGCTGGCGGTCGCCGACGAACTCATCGGCCGTGCCCATCGGGGCTGGCGGCCCACCGGCGCATGGCGCAGCGACCTGTGCGAACTGGGCCTGCGCGTCCATGCCTCGTACCAGGCGCACCCGCAGGCCGCCCTGCTGGCGGCGCACCGGACGACGGGGCGGAACAACGAGATGCGGGCCGTGGAGGCGATCCTCGGCATACTCCGGTCGGCGGGCTTCCCCGACTCCGAGGTGGTACGGATCTATCACGCCTTCGTGGACCAGGCGCTCGCCTTCGCGGCCCTGGACGCGGCCGCGCTCGCTCTGCCGGCTGCCGCTCAGGCGGCCGATCTTCAGGTGTGGCAGCACCGCTACGGCCGCCTGGACGCGGACGCCTACCCCCATATCGCGGCCACCGTGCGGCTGCTGGCCGACGACATGGTCCTCAGCGGCTATCCGTTCGCGCTGGAACTGCTCCTCGACGCCGCGGAGGCGAGGCTTCCCGGGGCGGCAGCGGCGGGCGACTGA
- a CDS encoding DUF402 domain-containing protein, whose amino-acid sequence MSASSAESALVVALVKAGRTKIRYPADVVHDDGVRVTVRAPWAAPGVRDFGFVRFEPGDVFTEHYWRDRWFAVKEVRSGAGGLKGWYCDITRPAVLRDGELLVEDLDLDLWVSADGSSVLRLDEDEFEESGLAGRDPAAADAALRALDELEHLARTEGLAPLLG is encoded by the coding sequence ATGTCCGCGAGCTCGGCTGAATCCGCTCTGGTGGTCGCCCTGGTGAAGGCCGGGCGGACCAAGATCCGCTACCCGGCGGACGTGGTCCACGACGACGGAGTACGCGTCACGGTGCGTGCGCCGTGGGCGGCGCCGGGGGTCCGTGACTTCGGCTTCGTGCGGTTCGAGCCCGGCGATGTCTTCACCGAGCACTACTGGCGCGACCGCTGGTTCGCCGTGAAGGAGGTCCGCAGCGGCGCGGGCGGGCTCAAGGGCTGGTACTGCGACATCACCCGCCCCGCGGTGCTGCGGGACGGGGAGCTGCTGGTCGAGGACCTGGACCTGGACCTGTGGGTGTCGGCGGACGGCTCGTCCGTACTGCGGCTGGACGAGGACGAGTTCGAGGAGAGCGGTCTCGCCGGACGCGATCCGGCGGCGGCCGACGCGGCGCTCCGGGCGCTGGACGAGCTGGAGCACCTGGCCCGCACGGAGGGTCTCGCGCCGTTGCTGGGCTGA
- a CDS encoding GNAT family N-acetyltransferase: protein MTVIVRDFLPADAEGWVRVRRAALPYMVTTPESVIFELASAHPDKRSRLLVAEADGELIGTAQVGIVHDSPEPGQGFCNTYTRPDRTGRGAGALLVRTAEEHLAREGARAVYTWVLDTPSNRAFAEKRGYAPSRPAHFLHLDLAGGPLPPRQELPPGVELRTAADFADDPRPLFELDAETTADEPSDTPAQLSDYEDWLNNIWRAPALDRELTSVALVDGEPAAFSAAQTDGLTRYMSGMTGTRRAYRGRGLAKLAKNDSLHRARAAGYTDAYTGNDADNGPMLAINRWFGYEICATEVRHVRELG from the coding sequence ATGACTGTCATCGTTCGCGACTTCCTCCCGGCCGACGCCGAAGGCTGGGTACGGGTCCGGCGCGCCGCTCTGCCCTACATGGTGACGACACCCGAATCCGTCATCTTCGAGCTGGCCTCCGCCCACCCCGACAAGCGCTCCCGGCTGCTGGTCGCCGAGGCCGACGGGGAGCTCATCGGCACCGCGCAGGTCGGCATCGTCCACGACAGCCCCGAACCCGGCCAGGGGTTCTGCAACACGTACACGCGTCCGGACCGCACCGGGCGCGGGGCCGGTGCGCTGCTGGTGCGCACGGCCGAGGAGCACCTGGCCCGGGAGGGCGCGAGGGCCGTCTACACCTGGGTGCTCGACACTCCGTCGAACCGGGCCTTCGCCGAGAAGCGCGGCTACGCGCCGAGCCGTCCGGCGCACTTCCTCCATCTCGATCTGGCGGGCGGACCGCTGCCGCCCCGTCAGGAGCTCCCGCCGGGCGTCGAGCTGCGTACCGCCGCGGACTTCGCGGACGACCCGCGCCCGCTCTTCGAGCTGGACGCCGAGACCACCGCCGACGAGCCGAGCGACACCCCGGCCCAGCTGTCCGACTACGAGGACTGGCTGAACAACATCTGGCGCGCCCCCGCGCTCGACCGCGAACTCACCTCGGTCGCGCTGGTGGACGGGGAACCGGCGGCGTTCAGCGCCGCGCAGACCGACGGCCTGACCCGGTACATGTCCGGGATGACCGGCACCCGCCGGGCGTACCGCGGCCGGGGCCTGGCCAAGCTCGCCAAGAACGACTCGCTGCACCGGGCGCGCGCCGCCGGATACACGGACGCGTACACCGGCAACGACGCGGACAACGGCCCGATGCTGGCGATCAATCGATGGTTCGGCTACGAGATCTGTGCCACGGAGGTGCGCCATGTCCGCGAGCTCGGCTGA
- a CDS encoding GntR family transcriptional regulator: MTLKIALDPDAGTAPYEQLRTQISELARSGALPVGFRLPTVRGFAEELGLAANTVAKAYRALEADGVIETRGRNGTFIAAAGDAADRHAAAAAQEYAEQARRLGLSRAEALSLARDAVRAAYGTE, translated from the coding sequence GTGACCCTGAAGATCGCTCTTGATCCGGACGCCGGTACCGCCCCGTACGAGCAACTGCGCACGCAGATCTCCGAACTGGCCCGCTCCGGCGCGCTGCCCGTCGGTTTCAGACTGCCGACCGTACGCGGCTTCGCCGAGGAACTCGGCCTCGCCGCCAACACCGTCGCGAAGGCGTACCGAGCGCTGGAGGCCGACGGGGTGATCGAGACCCGTGGCCGCAACGGCACGTTCATCGCTGCCGCCGGTGATGCGGCGGACCGTCATGCGGCCGCCGCGGCACAGGAGTACGCGGAGCAGGCCCGGCGGCTCGGCCTGTCCCGGGCCGAGGCGCTGTCCCTGGCGCGGGACGCGGTCCGGGCGGCGTACGGGACGGAGTGA
- a CDS encoding DUF5925 domain-containing protein, whose amino-acid sequence MSATPESALPIRLTVDDSDSPSDVVDALFLGRFATGEQPYSHSSSLERVKAGATLLPPAAKVLRAARDDDRSATLAEGDGWTLLVSRWSRGADVTVTATSPELARQILERATDGALDEPEPQPENVTMGFWYVSPRRGPYRTTRQIAAGTWDEVRSNYTAPVADAMDRLMKVTPDDIAGRLLLLHGPPGTGKTSALRTLARSWRDWCQVDCVLDPERLFNDVGYLMDIAIGEDEGTAKGRWRLLLLEDCDELIRGEAKHTAGQALSRLLNLTDGLLGQGRNVLVGVTTNEDLERLHPAVVRPGRCLARIEVGSLTRKEAVSWLGTEEGLGREGATLAELYALRRGSTPASVPKQDSGADAGLYL is encoded by the coding sequence ATGTCCGCCACCCCTGAGTCCGCTCTGCCGATCCGGCTCACCGTCGACGACAGCGATTCCCCGTCCGACGTGGTCGACGCGCTGTTCCTCGGCCGTTTCGCGACGGGCGAGCAGCCGTACTCGCACAGCTCCTCGCTGGAACGCGTCAAGGCCGGGGCGACGTTGCTGCCCCCGGCCGCCAAGGTGCTGCGCGCCGCCCGCGACGACGACCGCAGCGCCACGCTCGCCGAGGGCGACGGCTGGACGCTGCTCGTCTCGCGGTGGAGCCGCGGCGCCGACGTCACGGTCACCGCGACCAGCCCGGAACTGGCGCGGCAGATCCTCGAACGGGCGACGGACGGCGCCCTGGACGAGCCTGAACCCCAGCCCGAGAACGTGACGATGGGCTTCTGGTACGTCTCCCCGCGCCGCGGCCCGTACCGCACCACCCGGCAGATCGCGGCCGGCACCTGGGACGAGGTCCGCAGCAACTACACGGCACCGGTGGCCGATGCCATGGACCGGCTGATGAAGGTCACGCCCGACGACATCGCGGGCCGGCTGCTCCTGCTGCACGGCCCGCCCGGCACCGGCAAGACGTCCGCACTGCGCACGCTCGCGCGCTCGTGGCGGGACTGGTGCCAGGTCGACTGCGTGCTCGACCCGGAGCGGCTCTTCAACGACGTCGGCTATCTGATGGACATCGCGATCGGCGAGGACGAGGGCACGGCCAAGGGCCGGTGGCGGCTGCTGCTGCTGGAGGACTGCGACGAGCTGATCCGGGGCGAGGCCAAGCACACCGCGGGCCAGGCGCTGTCCCGGCTGCTGAACCTCACCGACGGGCTGCTCGGGCAGGGTCGCAACGTGCTGGTGGGCGTCACCACCAACGAGGACCTGGAGCGGCTCCATCCGGCCGTGGTCAGGCCCGGCCGCTGCCTCGCCAGGATCGAGGTGGGGTCACTGACCCGCAAGGAGGCGGTGTCCTGGCTGGGCACGGAGGAAGGGCTCGGCCGCGAGGGCGCAACACTCGCCGAGCTGTACGCGCTGCGGCGCGGCAGCACTCCCGCGTCGGTGCCGAAGCAGGACTCCGGGGCGGACGCGGGCCTGTACCTCTGA
- a CDS encoding SGNH/GDSL hydrolase family protein has translation MKLSRLAALSSSLLLGAVLALTGAATANAATAVDYVALGDSYSSGVGSGSYDSASGDCKRSTKAYPALWAAANSPASFSFAACSGARTGDVKANQLGPLNSSTDLISISIGGNDAGFADVMTTCVLNSEATCLSRIATARSYVESTLPGNLDSVYTAIHAKAPSARVVVLGYPRFYKIGGSCAVGLSDKVRTAINSAADLLNSTTAKRAADHGFAFADVAGKFTGHEICSGSAWLHSVNWLNIGESYHPTVAGQSSGYLPAFNTAA, from the coding sequence ATGAAACTGTCCAGACTCGCGGCACTCTCGTCCTCGCTCCTGCTCGGTGCCGTACTCGCCCTGACCGGGGCGGCCACCGCCAACGCCGCCACGGCCGTCGACTACGTCGCCCTCGGCGACTCGTACTCCTCGGGTGTCGGATCCGGCAGTTACGACAGCGCCAGTGGCGACTGCAAGCGCAGCACCAAGGCGTATCCCGCGCTCTGGGCCGCCGCCAACTCGCCCGCCTCGTTCTCCTTCGCCGCCTGCTCGGGCGCTCGTACGGGTGATGTGAAGGCCAATCAGCTCGGCCCCCTGAACTCCTCGACCGACCTCATCTCGATCTCCATCGGCGGCAACGACGCGGGCTTCGCCGATGTCATGACGACCTGTGTCCTCAATTCGGAGGCCACCTGCCTCAGCCGGATCGCCACGGCCCGCAGCTATGTCGAGTCCACCCTGCCCGGCAACCTCGACTCGGTGTACACGGCGATCCATGCCAAGGCGCCGTCCGCTCGTGTCGTCGTCCTCGGATACCCGCGCTTCTACAAGATCGGCGGCAGCTGCGCCGTCGGCCTGAGCGACAAGGTGCGCACCGCGATCAACAGCGCGGCCGACCTCCTCAACTCGACGACCGCCAAGCGCGCGGCCGACCACGGATTCGCCTTCGCCGATGTCGCGGGGAAGTTCACCGGTCACGAGATCTGCTCCGGCAGCGCATGGCTGCACAGTGTCAACTGGCTCAACATCGGTGAGTCCTACCACCCCACCGTCGCCGGACAGTCGAGCGGCTACCTGCCCGCCTTCAACACAGCGGCCTGA
- a CDS encoding TetR/AcrR family transcriptional regulator, which yields MSGKRAARLSPDERRAQLVAIGLDMLTDRSLDELSTDDVARRAGISRGLLFHYFDSKRDFYRAVVQQECDDFVAATEPDPSLGPVPWLRSFIAGFVRYVLEHRRVYLALVRGAAGSHPAVEDIVDGTRATLARRVAEGQRRLGMPDSPRLAVAARAWTAFAEEAVTSWPHGGPDAPTELGAFLESSFISLLGALDRPCALPR from the coding sequence ATGTCCGGAAAGCGAGCCGCGCGCCTGAGCCCCGACGAACGACGGGCCCAGCTGGTCGCCATCGGCCTGGACATGCTCACCGACCGGTCACTGGACGAACTCTCCACGGACGACGTGGCGCGACGGGCCGGTATCTCGCGGGGGCTGCTCTTCCACTATTTCGACTCCAAGCGCGACTTCTACCGCGCCGTGGTGCAGCAGGAGTGCGACGACTTCGTCGCAGCCACGGAACCGGACCCCTCGCTGGGGCCCGTTCCCTGGCTGCGATCGTTCATCGCCGGTTTCGTGCGGTACGTACTGGAGCACCGCAGGGTCTATCTCGCCCTGGTCCGCGGTGCCGCGGGCAGTCACCCCGCGGTGGAGGACATCGTCGACGGCACCAGGGCCACCCTTGCCCGGCGGGTGGCGGAGGGGCAGCGGCGGCTCGGGATGCCGGACTCGCCGAGGCTGGCCGTCGCCGCCCGCGCCTGGACGGCGTTCGCGGAGGAGGCCGTGACCAGCTGGCCGCACGGTGGACCCGATGCGCCGACGGAGCTCGGGGCCTTCCTGGAGTCGAGCTTCATCAGCCTGCTCGGCGCCCTGGACCGGCCCTGCGCGCTGCCCCGGTGA
- a CDS encoding ABC transporter permease produces the protein MLGRHLQRIKAAPGVMILTQTMPITMLLFFGYVFGSALAMPGQEYRAFLVPGLLAATAANGIMVGMFQASQDCHRGVMDRLRTLPMSRAAVPFGQTAADLLTTAIGMIPLILVGLAVGWRIEGGPLAALGAFGLLLLLRFATSWLGCWLGLLIRNEEIAGQLGSATFILPLLSSAYIPTDNLPGWLRTIAEWNPISAMASATRELFGNASPAADAAWPVAHPVAGTLAWSAVLLAVFVPLSVRRHARGGE, from the coding sequence ATGCTGGGCCGCCATCTGCAGCGGATCAAAGCGGCGCCGGGCGTAATGATCCTGACCCAGACCATGCCGATCACGATGCTGCTGTTCTTCGGGTACGTGTTCGGCAGCGCCCTGGCCATGCCCGGCCAGGAGTACCGCGCGTTCCTGGTGCCGGGCCTGCTGGCGGCGACGGCGGCCAACGGCATCATGGTCGGGATGTTCCAGGCCTCGCAGGACTGCCACCGCGGGGTGATGGACCGGCTCCGTACGCTGCCGATGAGCCGGGCCGCCGTACCGTTCGGCCAGACCGCCGCCGATCTGCTGACCACGGCCATCGGCATGATTCCGCTGATCCTGGTCGGACTCGCGGTCGGCTGGCGGATCGAGGGCGGTCCGCTCGCCGCCCTGGGTGCCTTCGGGCTGCTGCTGCTCCTGCGGTTCGCCACGTCGTGGCTGGGCTGCTGGCTGGGCCTGCTGATCCGCAACGAGGAGATCGCCGGCCAGTTGGGCAGCGCCACCTTCATCCTGCCGCTGCTGTCGAGTGCGTACATCCCGACCGACAATCTGCCGGGCTGGCTGCGGACGATCGCGGAGTGGAACCCGATCAGCGCCATGGCCTCGGCCACCCGCGAACTGTTCGGCAACGCGTCCCCGGCCGCCGACGCGGCCTGGCCGGTCGCCCACCCGGTGGCCGGAACGCTCGCCTGGTCGGCGGTGCTCCTCGCGGTGTTCGTGCCGCTGTCCGTACGGCGTCACGCCCGCGGCGGCGAGTGA
- a CDS encoding ATP-binding cassette domain-containing protein: MTTTYAVLSEGLEKRYGDVHALRGLDLAVAEGTVCGVLGPNGAGKTTAVRVLTTLTVPDGGSARVAGHDVVREAGAVREAIGVTGQSASVDSELSGRQNLRLFAKLLRFRGEAARTRADELLERFELMEAADRPARTYSGGMRRRLDLAASLLTRPRVLFLDEPTTGLDPHSRNQIWAAVRELAGRGTTVLLTTQYLEEADQLADDIVLIDQGRAAHRGTPTELKARIGSYAEVVVPHASALVPAAGVLDQLTGTEPVLDHERRTVGAVATDTTLTLPRIVRELDAAGVPVIDASLRPPTLDEVFLRLTDRGDGRTSPPLKETAA, translated from the coding sequence ATGACGACTACGTACGCTGTACTTAGTGAAGGTCTGGAGAAGCGATACGGCGATGTCCACGCGCTGCGCGGGCTCGATCTCGCGGTCGCCGAGGGCACCGTCTGCGGAGTACTGGGGCCGAACGGCGCGGGCAAGACCACCGCCGTCCGGGTGCTCACCACGCTGACGGTCCCGGACGGCGGAAGCGCCCGGGTGGCGGGCCACGACGTGGTGCGCGAGGCGGGCGCGGTGCGCGAGGCGATCGGCGTCACCGGACAGAGCGCCTCGGTCGACAGCGAACTGTCCGGCCGGCAGAACCTGCGGCTCTTCGCCAAGCTGCTCCGGTTCCGCGGCGAGGCCGCGCGCACCCGCGCCGACGAACTCCTGGAGCGCTTCGAGCTGATGGAGGCCGCCGACCGCCCGGCCCGCACCTACTCGGGCGGCATGCGCCGCCGCCTCGACCTCGCCGCCAGCCTGCTGACCCGCCCGCGGGTGCTCTTCCTGGACGAGCCGACCACCGGCCTCGACCCGCACAGCCGCAACCAGATCTGGGCGGCGGTACGGGAGCTGGCCGGCCGGGGCACGACCGTCCTGCTCACCACGCAGTATCTGGAGGAGGCCGATCAGCTGGCCGACGACATCGTGCTGATCGATCAGGGCCGGGCCGCCCATCGCGGCACCCCCACGGAGCTGAAGGCCCGCATCGGCAGCTACGCCGAAGTGGTCGTCCCCCATGCATCGGCGCTGGTCCCGGCGGCAGGCGTCCTCGATCAGCTCACCGGCACCGAACCGGTACTCGACCACGAGCGCCGCACCGTGGGCGCCGTCGCGACCGACACCACGCTCACCCTCCCCCGTATCGTCCGCGAACTCGACGCAGCGGGAGTACCGGTGATCGACGCGAGCCTGCGCCCGCCGACGCTCGACGAGGTCTTCCTCCGCCTGACCGACCGCGGCGACGGCCGCACCTCCCCGCCCCTGAAGGAGACGGCAGCATGA
- a CDS encoding TetR/AcrR family transcriptional regulator — translation MVGRPAVPEVIWARPERAGRGPKPAFSRADIAAAAVRIADAEGFDAVSMRKVAAELGCGTMSLYNYVPRKEDLYELMLDAVSGGYEYPEPSGDWRADLVALAHQARAMMHRHTWAPRLMSPVYGFSPNALRYLEYALSCLDGVDARFGEKMELIAMVNGVVTIYVANEIATAERSRSLPWSEEQEHAARTGYLISQIATGKYPRMAAGFAEDPGPIDLEGVFDRALHRVLDSFGR, via the coding sequence ATGGTGGGGCGACCCGCTGTACCCGAAGTGATCTGGGCGCGCCCCGAGCGTGCGGGCCGGGGCCCCAAGCCCGCGTTCAGCCGTGCGGACATCGCGGCGGCCGCCGTCCGTATCGCCGATGCGGAGGGCTTCGACGCGGTGTCGATGCGCAAGGTCGCGGCGGAGCTCGGCTGCGGCACGATGTCGCTCTACAACTACGTGCCGCGCAAGGAGGACCTGTACGAGCTGATGCTCGACGCGGTCAGCGGGGGGTACGAATATCCCGAGCCGTCCGGCGACTGGCGCGCCGACCTCGTCGCGCTCGCCCACCAGGCCCGCGCGATGATGCACCGCCACACCTGGGCGCCCCGGCTGATGTCACCCGTGTACGGATTCAGTCCGAACGCCCTGCGGTACCTGGAGTACGCGCTCAGCTGCCTGGACGGGGTCGACGCGCGGTTCGGCGAGAAGATGGAACTCATCGCCATGGTCAACGGCGTGGTCACCATCTATGTGGCCAACGAGATCGCCACGGCGGAACGCAGCCGGTCGCTGCCCTGGTCCGAGGAGCAGGAGCACGCCGCGCGCACCGGCTATCTGATCAGCCAGATCGCGACCGGGAAGTATCCCCGGATGGCGGCGGGGTTCGCCGAGGACCCCGGGCCGATCGACCTGGAAGGGGTCTTCGACCGGGCGCTCCACCGGGTGCTGGATTCCTTCGGCCGGTAG
- a CDS encoding type ISP restriction/modification enzyme, whose product MAARAAGGSGDARDTDAPLLDDLMPWSVRPLRTGRPWVIAPDAASLRARWERLVRAPAGERERLFRATRSRTPLTPVAALPGQATGTGRFAREEGPCPEPVRIAHGPFDEQWLLPDHRLIDAARPELWRVADGHQLFAVEHGYVPRDTGPALSVTALLPDGHSPAGRAGRIRPLFRRPEGHEPNLAPGLLNLLRARHGDSVTARSVLAWVLSAARHSPAGCVVPLPADPARWSAGVELGQELLRLHLRGARGTERPRLPGGRRPYVRAAVPPAPAGLAYDADSETLTVGTGRISPVPPGAWEFRVGGIRMLELWFERRSAAGAQSADGLEAVRPHAWPQEWTSQLLELITLLALLDGLRPRQEGLADGPSITVAELRAAGVLPVAATARRPASVLGHQEEGPDGQFALL is encoded by the coding sequence GTGGCGGCACGGGCGGCGGGCGGCTCCGGTGATGCCCGGGACACGGACGCCCCGCTCCTCGACGACCTGATGCCCTGGTCCGTGCGGCCGCTGCGCACCGGCCGCCCCTGGGTGATCGCCCCCGACGCCGCCTCGCTCAGGGCTCGCTGGGAACGGCTGGTGCGGGCCCCGGCCGGCGAACGCGAGCGGCTGTTCCGGGCGACCCGCTCCCGTACCCCGCTGACCCCGGTGGCGGCACTGCCCGGACAGGCCACCGGAACCGGCCGGTTCGCCCGCGAGGAGGGGCCGTGCCCGGAGCCGGTACGGATCGCGCACGGCCCGTTCGACGAGCAGTGGCTGCTCCCCGACCACCGGCTGATCGATGCCGCCCGCCCCGAGTTGTGGCGGGTCGCCGACGGGCACCAGCTCTTCGCCGTGGAGCACGGGTACGTGCCCCGGGACACCGGCCCCGCCCTGTCGGTGACGGCGCTGCTGCCGGACGGCCACTCCCCCGCGGGCCGGGCCGGCCGGATCCGGCCGCTGTTCCGGCGCCCCGAGGGTCACGAGCCCAATCTGGCCCCCGGGCTGCTGAACCTGCTGCGCGCCCGCCACGGGGACTCGGTGACGGCCCGTTCGGTGCTTGCCTGGGTGCTCTCGGCGGCCCGCCACTCCCCCGCCGGATGCGTGGTGCCGCTGCCTGCCGACCCCGCGCGCTGGTCCGCCGGAGTTGAGCTGGGCCAGGAGCTGCTGCGGCTGCACCTGCGAGGGGCCCGCGGCACGGAGCGGCCACGGCTGCCGGGCGGGCGGCGGCCCTATGTGCGGGCCGCGGTTCCGCCCGCACCGGCCGGGCTGGCGTACGACGCGGACAGCGAGACGCTCACGGTGGGGACGGGCCGCATCTCGCCCGTACCGCCCGGGGCCTGGGAGTTCCGGGTGGGCGGGATCCGGATGCTGGAGCTCTGGTTCGAGCGGCGGTCGGCGGCCGGTGCGCAGAGCGCGGACGGCCTGGAGGCGGTCCGGCCGCACGCCTGGCCCCAGGAGTGGACCTCCCAGCTGCTGGAGCTGATCACCCTGCTCGCCCTGCTCGACGGGCTCCGCCCCCGCCAGGAGGGCCTCGCCGACGGCCCGTCGATCACGGTCGCCGAGCTCAGGGCGGCGGGCGTCCTGCCCGTCGCGGCCACGGCCCGGCGGCCCGCTTCGGTGCTCGGTCATCAGGAGGAGGGCCCGGACGGGCAGTTCGCACTGCTGTGA